Proteins from a single region of Phycisphaerae bacterium:
- a CDS encoding DUF4198 domain-containing protein, translated as MPRKPRLAVLWGLSIGTIAPSLAHSHDTWLIADKNTANDGDVVWLSFVTGEVFPFGEKATEPGRVAQFVDRLDDKSADVTGFKPEDKGLSVRRPIAGGGLHVIGCALSPHLIEMKPEDFEKYLRSERAETALAAFQRTSRADAFKDKPIVEEYTKFAKTIVEVAPTDEDDDGYAVPLGHRLEIIPQSNPCRWKAGQTVQVKVLLDGYAWKDVSVFVGHDDRKAHDYTAETRTDAKGMASISLARPGHWFIKAHVIRPTDGLGKVKWESFWASLTFRVGGKVELNRGLQSIRAVHGRIDPGAVAGYRIGKRALAELGLTAGAEELLAVHRAGRHPQLAAMLDGLQAATGATIGRLNLRVEEVEDDAVETIVANRATGQRLVFRLSADCRGMIVSTEAGPLEEQAMRLATLPDTDLFDIDVREEFRLANNGVSIPKKK; from the coding sequence ATGCCGAGAAAACCGCGACTTGCCGTCCTGTGGGGATTGTCCATCGGGACGATCGCCCCCTCTTTGGCCCACTCCCACGACACCTGGCTGATTGCCGACAAAAACACCGCCAACGACGGCGATGTCGTGTGGCTGTCCTTTGTCACCGGTGAGGTTTTTCCCTTCGGCGAAAAGGCGACGGAGCCCGGCCGCGTCGCGCAGTTTGTGGATCGCCTGGACGACAAATCCGCGGACGTCACCGGCTTCAAGCCGGAGGATAAGGGTCTCTCGGTCCGACGGCCGATCGCCGGTGGTGGCCTGCATGTCATCGGCTGCGCGCTGTCACCGCACCTGATCGAGATGAAGCCGGAGGATTTCGAAAAGTATCTCCGCTCCGAACGCGCGGAGACCGCGCTCGCCGCATTTCAGAGGACGAGTCGTGCCGATGCGTTTAAGGATAAGCCAATCGTCGAGGAGTACACCAAGTTCGCCAAAACGATTGTCGAAGTTGCGCCGACCGACGAGGACGATGATGGTTATGCGGTCCCGCTCGGCCATCGCCTCGAGATCATCCCGCAATCCAATCCCTGCCGCTGGAAGGCCGGTCAGACCGTACAGGTGAAGGTCCTGCTCGACGGCTATGCCTGGAAGGATGTCAGCGTTTTTGTCGGACATGATGATCGCAAGGCGCACGACTACACCGCCGAGACGCGGACCGACGCCAAAGGAATGGCGTCGATCTCCCTGGCCCGTCCCGGTCATTGGTTCATCAAAGCACACGTCATCCGCCCGACGGACGGTCTGGGCAAGGTGAAATGGGAAAGCTTCTGGGCCAGCCTGACGTTTCGCGTCGGCGGTAAGGTCGAATTGAACCGCGGCCTGCAATCGATCCGCGCGGTTCACGGCCGTATCGACCCCGGTGCCGTCGCGGGCTATCGGATCGGAAAGCGAGCCCTGGCGGAACTCGGTTTGACGGCCGGCGCCGAAGAATTGCTGGCGGTGCATCGTGCGGGGCGACATCCGCAGCTCGCCGCCATGCTCGACGGCCTTCAGGCTGCGACCGGCGCGACGATCGGGCGGCTCAACCTGCGTGTGGAAGAAGTCGAAGACGACGCCGTTGAGACGATCGTGGCCAATCGAGCAACGGGGCAGCGTCTGGTATTTCGCTTGTCGGCGGATTGCCGGGGGATGATCGTTTCCACGGAAGCCGGACCGCTCGAAGAGCAGGCAATGCGATTAGCGACGCTTCCGGATACCGACCTGTTCGACATCGACGTTCGAGAGGAATTCAGACTGGCGAATAACGGCGTGAGCATCCCAAAAAAGAAATGA
- a CDS encoding MgtC/SapB family protein: protein MSDRLWPYLGDIHEVVPAHWAGVIVTIASVICGGIIGVERQRAQKPAGMRTLILICLGSAIFTQASILLGGDWPGADRTRVAAQIVTGIGFLGAGAIIRERGLVIGVTTGASIWATSAVGVIIGSGHVAAGAFFSLLIYFVLRASKLIDRLALGACQFATLQLEYEPHGCRTRLAIESVMEDHHHFVRMRFDEPPNGPGRASIEYCTVHPDHRPFIPNLLDLPAITRISQG, encoded by the coding sequence ATGTCCGATCGTCTCTGGCCCTATCTCGGCGACATCCATGAAGTCGTGCCCGCCCACTGGGCTGGCGTCATCGTCACGATCGCCTCCGTCATCTGCGGTGGGATCATCGGCGTCGAGCGCCAGCGTGCCCAAAAGCCGGCCGGCATGCGCACGCTCATCCTCATCTGCCTGGGGTCCGCGATTTTCACCCAGGCCTCCATCCTCCTGGGTGGCGACTGGCCCGGCGCCGACCGCACCCGCGTCGCCGCTCAGATCGTCACCGGCATCGGCTTTCTCGGCGCTGGCGCGATCATCCGCGAACGCGGCCTGGTCATCGGCGTCACGACCGGCGCCAGCATCTGGGCGACGTCGGCCGTCGGCGTCATCATCGGGAGCGGCCACGTCGCGGCGGGCGCTTTCTTCTCTCTGCTCATTTATTTCGTCCTCAGGGCGTCGAAGTTAATCGATCGCCTGGCGCTGGGCGCCTGTCAATTCGCGACGCTGCAACTGGAATATGAGCCGCACGGCTGCCGGACGCGACTGGCGATCGAGTCCGTCATGGAAGATCATCACCATTTTGTAAGGATGCGTTTCGATGAGCCCCCCAATGGACCGGGCCGGGCCTCAATCGAATACTGCACCGTTCACCCGGATCACCGCCCCTTCATCCCCAATCTCCTCGACTTGCCGGCCATCACGCGCATCTCGCAAGGCTGA
- a CDS encoding nucleotide sugar dehydrogenase yields the protein MRILEEPPLDIAALESKIRSKKALVGIMGMGYVGLPLVRTFANAGFRCLGFDIDPAKVRMLNAGKSYIKHIPNSMIEGLLRAKRFRATANFKELRKPDAIIICVPTPLSKSRDPDMSYVESTARAVAKTLRRGQLVVLESTTYPGTTRELVKPILESGGKLKAGRDFFLAFSPEREDPGRKDYSTETIPKVVGGLEPKSRRLAVALYSGAISRVVPVSTCEIAEAAKIVENVYRCVNIAMVNELKVLFDKMGIDVWEVINAAKTKPFGYSAFYPGPGLGGHCIPIDPFYLTWKARQYGEPTRFIELAGEINTAMPEYVVNKLAEAMNHRRKPLSGSRVLVLGLAYKKDVDDLRESPSIELIELLRERGAKVDYNDPHIPRTHRGREHDLGLKSIPLSPKTLKRYDAVLISTDHTAYDYDMIVRHSKLVIDSRNATVGVRKGREKIVKA from the coding sequence ATGAGGATATTGGAGGAGCCGCCATTGGATATCGCCGCCTTGGAAAGCAAGATTCGCAGCAAGAAGGCCCTCGTCGGCATCATGGGCATGGGCTACGTCGGGCTTCCGCTCGTCCGCACATTCGCCAACGCCGGTTTCCGCTGCCTTGGCTTTGACATCGACCCCGCCAAGGTGCGGATGCTCAATGCGGGCAAGAGCTATATCAAGCACATCCCGAACTCGATGATCGAAGGCCTCCTGCGGGCGAAGCGGTTTCGCGCGACGGCGAACTTCAAGGAGTTGCGCAAGCCCGACGCGATCATCATCTGCGTCCCGACGCCGCTCTCCAAGTCGCGCGATCCGGACATGAGCTACGTCGAATCGACCGCGCGGGCCGTCGCGAAGACATTGCGGCGCGGACAGCTCGTCGTCCTCGAATCGACGACCTATCCCGGCACGACGCGCGAACTCGTCAAGCCGATTCTGGAAAGCGGCGGCAAACTAAAGGCTGGTCGCGATTTTTTTCTCGCCTTCAGCCCGGAGCGCGAAGACCCCGGCCGCAAGGACTATTCGACGGAGACGATCCCCAAGGTCGTCGGCGGGCTCGAACCTAAGAGTCGCCGGTTGGCCGTCGCGCTCTACTCCGGCGCGATCAGCCGCGTTGTCCCGGTCTCGACCTGCGAGATCGCCGAGGCGGCGAAGATTGTGGAAAACGTTTACCGGTGCGTGAACATCGCGATGGTCAACGAGCTGAAGGTACTCTTCGACAAGATGGGCATTGACGTGTGGGAGGTCATTAACGCGGCCAAGACCAAGCCATTCGGGTATTCGGCCTTCTACCCCGGCCCCGGTCTTGGCGGGCACTGCATTCCGATCGATCCATTCTACCTGACATGGAAGGCCCGGCAGTACGGCGAGCCGACACGGTTTATTGAGCTGGCGGGCGAGATCAACACGGCGATGCCCGAATACGTCGTCAACAAACTCGCCGAGGCGATGAATCATCGGCGCAAGCCGTTGTCGGGCTCGCGCGTGCTGGTCCTTGGTCTGGCGTACAAGAAGGACGTGGACGATCTGCGTGAGAGCCCGAGCATCGAACTAATCGAACTGCTCCGCGAGCGCGGGGCGAAGGTCGATTACAACGACCCGCACATCCCTCGGACCCATCGCGGCCGCGAGCACGACCTCGGGCTCAAGTCCATCCCGCTGTCGCCCAAGACGCTGAAGCGCTACGACGCCGTGCTGATTTCCACGGACCACACTGCTTATGACTACGACATGATCGTCCGCCACAGCAAGCTCGTCATCGACTCGCGGAACGCGACGGTCGGGGTGCGCAAGGGCCGCGAGAAGATCGTAAAGGCGTGA
- a CDS encoding ABC transporter ATP-binding protein, with the protein MPILDVQQLQKSYGVLRAVDEVSFSINVGEIFGLLGPNGAGKSTTINIIATTLEADGGAVSVSGVPISRSTEYKRKIGYVPQEISLADRLTARENLHFLGRLYDLGGPLLRTRTNQALADVGLSDRADHLVKTFSGGMKRRLNIAAALLHDPDLILMDEPTAGVDPQARAYIFEVVEKLAAGGKAILYTTHYMEEAQRLCRRTAIIDHGKILAMGTLDELVRATNKKVALIVDALDMTPAAAEKLAAALGDVAWTVKETAAHLTVPQGEQVLLKAAKAAETLGLHPTALRLAEPNLEDVFLELTGRALRD; encoded by the coding sequence TTGCCCATTCTTGATGTTCAACAACTTCAAAAGTCTTATGGCGTGCTGCGTGCCGTCGACGAGGTCAGCTTCAGCATCAATGTCGGCGAGATCTTTGGCCTGCTCGGGCCCAACGGGGCGGGCAAGTCCACGACCATCAACATTATCGCGACGACGCTGGAGGCCGATGGCGGCGCCGTGTCGGTTAGCGGCGTGCCGATCTCCCGCTCGACGGAGTACAAGCGGAAGATCGGGTATGTGCCGCAGGAAATCAGCCTGGCGGATCGGCTGACCGCCCGCGAGAACCTGCACTTCCTTGGACGACTCTACGATCTTGGCGGGCCCCTCCTTCGCACCCGAACGAACCAGGCCCTGGCCGACGTGGGGCTGAGCGATCGCGCGGACCATCTGGTCAAGACCTTTTCCGGCGGCATGAAACGCCGGCTCAACATCGCCGCCGCGCTCTTGCACGATCCCGATCTCATACTCATGGATGAGCCGACGGCGGGCGTCGATCCGCAGGCGCGGGCGTACATCTTCGAAGTCGTCGAAAAGCTCGCCGCCGGCGGAAAGGCGATCCTTTACACGACGCACTACATGGAAGAAGCGCAGCGGCTCTGCCGGCGCACCGCGATCATCGACCACGGAAAGATCCTGGCGATGGGGACGCTCGATGAACTGGTCCGGGCGACGAATAAGAAAGTCGCGCTCATCGTCGACGCCCTGGACATGACACCTGCCGCCGCCGAAAAGCTGGCGGCCGCCCTGGGTGATGTAGCCTGGACCGTGAAGGAGACTGCTGCGCACCTGACCGTGCCGCAGGGTGAACAGGTGCTCTTGAAGGCGGCCAAGGCCGCGGAGACGTTGGGCCTGCATCCGACGGCCCTTCGCCTCGCCGAGCCGAATCTGGAAGACGTTTTCCTGGAACTGACCGGCCGGGCACTGAGGGATTAA
- a CDS encoding ABC transporter permease produces the protein MLRSLRIIAIIAGKDLLILGRSKATLAVIFLPGIVLYTVFTNIFSGPAGTGRPFRVAVVDEDQSDASRQMIESLSATNMKVIRTMDGTEGSPPLTAEAAIDAIRRRGTYRVALVIPKGFHESPNMLHRPDHHAGIVMYYDELEPIEPQIVGGLVQMAAGRQLFTSMFNIGKEKPATSGPAELDERMLVKIDRKTVQVKRMKNAAEHAFLAGIVPMFLLFSAAGAARGILDSIKSGEIRRLTAAPIHSSHLLLGGLTNMLLVQMIQCYVMYIYAWLVFDVAIWQITGGLFAVTLCTAAATIGFGLFLGALCRTPEQIDAVGTIVILAMSAIGGSMVPRHVMPEWMQKFGLFTINGQSYDAFMSVLSFEGLAGLARPCGVLLAVAAVSAIIGSALLGRRMRSGPTA, from the coding sequence GTGCTGCGCTCGCTTCGAATCATCGCCATCATCGCGGGCAAGGACCTGCTCATCCTCGGCCGCTCCAAGGCGACGCTCGCCGTCATCTTCCTGCCCGGCATCGTCCTCTACACCGTCTTTACCAACATCTTCAGCGGTCCAGCGGGAACCGGCCGCCCGTTTCGCGTGGCAGTGGTCGACGAAGACCAGAGCGACGCCTCGCGGCAAATGATCGAGTCGCTCTCCGCGACCAATATGAAAGTCATCCGGACGATGGATGGTACGGAGGGCAGCCCGCCGCTGACCGCCGAGGCAGCCATCGACGCGATTCGCCGCCGTGGGACGTATCGCGTCGCACTCGTCATTCCCAAAGGCTTTCACGAGTCGCCCAACATGCTCCACCGGCCGGACCATCACGCGGGAATCGTGATGTACTACGACGAATTGGAGCCGATCGAGCCGCAGATCGTCGGCGGATTGGTGCAGATGGCGGCCGGCCGGCAGCTCTTCACCAGCATGTTCAACATCGGAAAGGAAAAGCCGGCGACGAGCGGCCCCGCGGAGCTGGATGAGCGGATGCTGGTAAAGATCGACCGGAAAACGGTCCAAGTGAAGCGGATGAAGAACGCGGCAGAGCACGCTTTTCTCGCGGGGATCGTGCCGATGTTTCTCCTCTTCAGCGCGGCCGGTGCGGCGCGCGGGATATTGGACTCGATCAAGAGCGGCGAGATTCGCCGGCTGACGGCTGCCCCGATCCACTCCTCGCACCTGCTGCTCGGCGGACTGACCAACATGCTGCTGGTGCAAATGATTCAGTGCTACGTGATGTATATCTACGCGTGGCTCGTCTTCGACGTCGCCATCTGGCAGATCACCGGCGGTCTCTTTGCCGTCACGCTCTGCACGGCGGCGGCCACGATCGGATTCGGTTTGTTCCTCGGCGCGCTGTGCCGGACGCCGGAGCAGATCGACGCGGTCGGGACGATCGTGATTCTCGCCATGAGCGCGATCGGCGGGAGCATGGTCCCGCGCCACGTCATGCCGGAGTGGATGCAGAAGTTTGGGCTCTTCACCATCAACGGCCAGTCCTACGACGCGTTCATGAGCGTGCTGTCGTTTGAAGGGCTCGCGGGATTGGCGCGTCCTTGCGGCGTCCTGCTTGCCGTCGCGGCGGTCTCCGCGATTATTGGCAGCGCGCTCCTGGGCCGACGAATGCGCAGCGGACCGACGGCATGA
- a CDS encoding MFS transporter, translating to MSGGTRTPEHAWRSFLGLNASTFALLAAILFITASTELWSPLIPQYLKELRRQAQSGDPWFILLIGLYGFYRDGLEAINYYAGGAIGGWLNTRRALLLFNVLPLVGLTIILLWQTPLAVFVAIPFIFVWDSIAGPATITVVGDAIPPDRRTMAFSLQAIFRRVSRIFAYFLSGLLVWQFGSVGGVQADIVVSIVLILLAIGMQARFMRTASRDAQMSMHRPRHLLRQFPADLKRLLAADIFARWAEGLAGPFIILYCVPILSENLATGAALYQSLLLNIQAAVNILLYVIIGPLASREGLAKKPFIGLTFIFFALFPVSLAVLGPTLGTIGLALAFVIGGLREIGEPARKAMIADLVPPDVRTQAIGLYWSVRSAAVMWASPVGAVAWIVGDRISPGIGPLATFSLASFVGLAGAALFFTRFGRS from the coding sequence ATGTCCGGTGGCACTCGCACCCCCGAACACGCTTGGCGTTCATTCCTCGGCCTGAACGCCTCCACCTTCGCCCTCCTCGCCGCGATCCTCTTCATCACCGCCAGCACCGAACTCTGGTCCCCGCTGATCCCGCAATACCTCAAAGAGCTTCGGCGGCAGGCTCAATCAGGCGATCCCTGGTTCATCCTCCTGATCGGCCTCTATGGCTTTTATCGCGATGGTCTCGAAGCGATCAACTACTACGCAGGCGGGGCGATCGGCGGTTGGCTCAATACGCGTCGCGCGCTGCTCCTCTTCAACGTCCTCCCCCTCGTCGGCCTGACGATCATCCTGCTCTGGCAAACGCCGCTCGCCGTCTTCGTCGCGATTCCTTTCATCTTCGTCTGGGATTCGATTGCCGGCCCGGCCACGATCACCGTCGTCGGCGACGCCATCCCGCCGGATCGGCGGACAATGGCGTTTTCGCTGCAAGCCATCTTTCGCCGTGTCTCGCGGATCTTCGCCTACTTCCTCAGCGGCCTACTCGTTTGGCAATTCGGCAGCGTCGGCGGTGTCCAAGCCGACATCGTCGTGTCGATCGTGCTCATCCTCCTGGCCATCGGGATGCAGGCCCGCTTCATGCGGACCGCCAGCCGCGACGCGCAGATGTCGATGCACCGACCGAGACATCTGCTGCGCCAGTTTCCCGCCGATCTGAAGCGCCTCCTCGCCGCAGACATCTTCGCCCGCTGGGCCGAGGGGCTGGCCGGGCCGTTCATCATCCTCTACTGCGTGCCGATCCTCTCGGAAAACCTCGCCACCGGCGCGGCCCTCTACCAATCGCTGCTGCTCAATATCCAGGCGGCGGTCAACATCCTGCTCTACGTGATCATCGGCCCTCTCGCCAGCCGCGAAGGCCTCGCCAAGAAACCCTTCATCGGCCTCACCTTCATCTTCTTCGCACTGTTTCCCGTCAGTCTCGCGGTGCTAGGCCCTACGCTCGGAACGATCGGGCTGGCACTCGCCTTCGTCATCGGCGGCCTGCGCGAGATCGGCGAACCGGCGCGCAAGGCGATGATCGCCGACCTCGTTCCACCGGACGTGAGGACCCAGGCCATCGGCCTCTACTGGAGCGTCCGCAGCGCGGCGGTCATGTGGGCCTCCCCGGTCGGGGCCGTCGCGTGGATTGTCGGTGATCGCATCTCGCCGGGCATCGGGCCGCTGGCGACGTTTTCGCTGGCAAGTTTCGTCGGATTGGCGGGGGCGGCCCTGTTTTTTACCCGGTTTGGGCGGTCCTGA
- a CDS encoding pitrilysin family protein codes for MKRLVLALCALVFSASPALAADRRYPFQQIELKNGMKVITLEDFSCPIAAVQVWYHVGSKNEEEGRQGFAHMFEHMMFRGTDRLSETAHFDNIRRVGGDCNAYTAFDQTVYVEEIPSNQLELALWLESERMAFLKIDKKGFETERKVVEEELRMGHNRPYGRVPERLLEKVFGEHCYGWTPGGQIAHLRQTRVEDVSAFWDKYYAPNNATLVVVGAVKHADVQSLARKYFEWIPPCPQPPRPQCKIEPPTKTQTIKLPEDKGPLPILGVAYLTVPESHADALPLEILMGALGGGESSRLYWDIVKDKKIAQVALAGAFGFEGGGLAAAGGVLLPFGDKKELMKTIKKHIKDVREEGITGAELEKMKNQQRRDEVFGALSVANKARLLGQYAVLWGDAERINRRLAEIDAVTLDDVKRVAKKYLPREGVINVSIEPSAGGMIGSLLKGDKESKDDPDNRPPVEDDGTNRVAQRTGPKAEAKRPSDFPAEPPKAELLADFPEVPHTDKTLANGLRVVVVSNHEVPMVSMSLSFKSGAWTETKPGVASATMGLLTKGTTSRSAKELAEILESNAISLYGSADMDSARVGGSALLPKLDLAAELLRDVIENPTFPKDEFDIMQKQTRMGLLVSTRTPEYLAERELRRQLYGEHPYSRTTSGELEDLDNITLDAMKAWWAEHVRPENAVFYLAGDITPSDGFKLAEKHLGDWKVKGDFTPPRIAAIPERSATHIYLVDRPGSVQSQIRVGHLSITRADPMYFASRVMAQIFGGGFNSRLNKAIRVDKGLTYGARGGINARRFAGEFTVSTFTKTPTTADTVKEILSEIDKMRGTLPTAEEVDDTKTYISGSFPGDRETPEATVSDLWMIETQGLPEDYLQKYLAGVKATTGEDVKKAADRLIDPKKLSIVVVGEASKVKESLEKIAPVTVVNQPTQTPEEKKEAEPTEEQG; via the coding sequence ATGAAGCGTCTCGTTCTCGCCCTGTGCGCCCTCGTCTTTTCAGCGTCCCCCGCCCTCGCCGCCGATCGTCGCTACCCGTTCCAACAGATCGAACTCAAGAACGGCATGAAGGTGATCACGCTGGAGGACTTCTCCTGCCCGATCGCCGCTGTGCAGGTCTGGTACCACGTCGGCTCGAAGAACGAGGAAGAAGGTCGCCAGGGCTTCGCGCACATGTTCGAGCACATGATGTTTCGCGGGACTGACCGGCTGAGCGAGACGGCGCATTTCGACAACATCCGCCGCGTCGGCGGCGACTGCAATGCGTACACCGCTTTCGACCAAACGGTGTACGTAGAGGAGATTCCTTCGAACCAGCTTGAACTCGCCTTGTGGCTCGAATCCGAGCGGATGGCCTTTCTCAAAATCGACAAGAAAGGCTTCGAGACGGAACGCAAGGTCGTCGAAGAAGAACTCCGCATGGGCCACAACCGCCCCTATGGCCGCGTGCCCGAGCGCCTTCTTGAAAAAGTCTTCGGCGAGCATTGCTACGGCTGGACGCCCGGCGGGCAGATCGCGCACCTTCGCCAAACCAGGGTCGAGGACGTCTCCGCCTTCTGGGACAAGTATTACGCGCCCAACAATGCGACGCTCGTCGTCGTTGGGGCGGTCAAGCACGCGGACGTGCAGTCGCTGGCCAGGAAATACTTCGAGTGGATTCCCCCATGTCCGCAGCCCCCTCGGCCGCAGTGCAAGATCGAGCCTCCGACGAAGACACAGACGATCAAGCTGCCGGAAGACAAAGGGCCGCTACCCATTCTCGGCGTCGCCTACCTGACGGTCCCCGAGAGTCACGCTGACGCGCTTCCCCTGGAGATTCTCATGGGCGCGCTCGGCGGCGGTGAGTCCAGCCGGCTCTATTGGGACATCGTCAAGGACAAGAAGATCGCCCAGGTCGCGCTCGCCGGGGCCTTTGGTTTCGAGGGAGGCGGTCTGGCCGCGGCCGGCGGCGTCCTGCTGCCCTTCGGCGACAAGAAGGAGCTGATGAAGACCATCAAGAAGCACATCAAGGATGTCCGCGAAGAGGGCATCACCGGGGCGGAGTTGGAGAAGATGAAGAACCAGCAGCGCCGCGACGAGGTCTTTGGGGCGCTGTCCGTCGCGAACAAGGCCCGCCTGCTCGGTCAATACGCCGTGCTCTGGGGCGATGCCGAGCGGATCAATCGCCGGCTCGCCGAGATCGACGCCGTCACGCTCGACGACGTGAAACGTGTGGCTAAGAAGTACCTCCCGCGCGAGGGCGTGATCAATGTCTCCATCGAACCAAGCGCCGGCGGCATGATCGGCTCGCTGCTCAAGGGCGACAAGGAGTCAAAGGACGATCCGGATAATCGGCCGCCGGTCGAAGACGACGGGACCAACCGCGTCGCCCAGCGGACCGGCCCGAAGGCGGAGGCCAAGCGACCGTCCGACTTTCCCGCCGAACCGCCGAAGGCGGAGTTGCTGGCCGACTTTCCCGAGGTGCCGCACACGGACAAGACGCTGGCCAACGGTCTGCGCGTCGTGGTGGTGAGCAATCATGAAGTGCCGATGGTATCGATGTCGCTCTCCTTCAAGAGCGGGGCATGGACCGAGACGAAGCCGGGCGTGGCCAGTGCGACGATGGGCCTGCTCACCAAGGGAACCACGTCGCGCAGCGCGAAGGAGCTGGCGGAGATCCTGGAATCCAATGCCATCTCCCTTTATGGCTCGGCGGACATGGACAGCGCGCGGGTCGGCGGGTCGGCGCTGCTCCCCAAGCTGGACCTCGCGGCGGAACTCCTGCGCGATGTGATTGAGAATCCGACGTTCCCCAAGGATGAATTCGACATCATGCAGAAGCAGACGCGCATGGGGCTGCTGGTCTCCACGCGGACGCCGGAGTATCTGGCGGAGCGCGAACTGCGCCGGCAGCTTTACGGCGAGCACCCCTACAGCCGCACGACCTCGGGCGAACTGGAGGACCTCGACAATATCACCCTCGACGCGATGAAAGCGTGGTGGGCGGAGCACGTGCGGCCGGAGAACGCCGTTTTCTATCTGGCCGGCGACATCACGCCGTCCGACGGGTTCAAGCTGGCCGAAAAACACCTCGGCGACTGGAAGGTCAAAGGCGACTTCACGCCGCCCAGGATCGCGGCGATCCCCGAGCGAAGCGCGACGCACATCTACCTGGTCGATCGGCCGGGCTCGGTGCAGAGCCAGATTCGCGTGGGGCATTTGAGCATCACCCGCGCGGACCCGATGTACTTCGCCTCGCGGGTCATGGCCCAGATCTTCGGCGGCGGGTTCAACAGCCGCCTCAACAAGGCCATCCGCGTCGACAAGGGCCTGACCTACGGTGCCCGCGGCGGCATCAACGCGCGGCGCTTCGCCGGCGAATTCACCGTGAGCACCTTCACCAAGACGCCGACGACCGCCGATACGGTCAAGGAAATCCTGTCTGAGATCGACAAGATGCGCGGCACGCTTCCGACGGCGGAGGAGGTGGACGACACCAAGACCTACATCAGCGGCTCCTTCCCCGGCGACCGCGAGACGCCGGAGGCGACGGTCAGCGACCTGTGGATGATCGAGACGCAGGGCCTGCCCGAGGACTATCTCCAGAAGTACCTCGCGGGCGTGAAGGCGACGACGGGCGAGGACGTGAAGAAGGCCGCGGACAGGCTGATCGACCCCAAGAAGCTGTCGATCGTCGTCGTGGGCGAGGCGTCGAAGGTCAAGGAGAGCCTCGAGAAGATCGCCCCGGTCACGGTGGTGAACCAGCCCACCCAAACGCCGGAAGAAAAGAAGGAGGCGGAGCCGACGGAGGAACAGGGTTAG